The Panicum hallii strain FIL2 chromosome 9, PHallii_v3.1, whole genome shotgun sequence genome has a window encoding:
- the LOC112877535 gene encoding DEAD-box ATP-dependent RNA helicase 16, which produces MPRVKPTPEMEEEAEEVRQEVEGAGGAEGSPDAADPGAGGEEGTEEEEKEVSFDELGLDEQLKRALRKKGIAKATPIQQEAIPLILEGKDVVAKAKTGSGKTFAYLLPLLHDLLKLSLEGRIRKPAPNAFILVPTRELCQQVYNEASSLLEFCTSKLKVVQVTASMSDKDITVALSGPPNILVSTPACVATCISKGIMRGSSIKESLSMMILDEADLLLSYRCEDDLKALIPHIPRSCQSILMSATSSSDVDKLTKLLLHNPFVLTLMEVGRAKDDVIPKNVQQFWISCDAKDKMLHILALLKFELIQKKVLIFVNSIDAAFRLRLFLEKFGIRSAVLNAELPQNSRLHIIEAFNARLFDYLIATDDAKTKEEKQTDKENKKEARVSRKHLQQTLDAEFGVVRGIDFKNVFTVVNFDMPPDPAGYVHRIGRTGRANKTGASVSLVSEVESSIFEEIEHMLQDIENKDTDCISPFPLLTKDAVDSLRYRAQDVARSVTTRDIQEARRQDIKNEILNSEKLKSHFEENPRDLDLLKHDKLLSNKEIPAHLRDVPDYLIDPKTKEASNVVKLSRAAMGIDKPQRRKRQGFKGGSGRSRDPLRTFSAEGKSRRRGMKDREGEQDRRKKSCLNNGKVYGWQFILLVTLATMGV; this is translated from the exons ATGCCCCGCGTGAAGCCCACCCCTGAGATGGaagaggaggcggaggaggtcagGCAGGAAGTTGAAGGtgccggcggggcggaggggtcCCCGGACGCTGCGGACCCtggggccggcggcgaggaggggacggaggaggaagagaaggaggTCAGCTTCGATGAGCTGGGCTTGGACGAGCAGCTGAAGAGGGCTCTGAGGAAGAAGGGCATCGCGAAGGCAACCCCGATACAGCAGGAGGCCATCCCGCTCATCCTG GAAGGGAAGGATGTGGTTGCAAAGGCGAAGACTGGCTCTGGAAAGACCTTTGCCTACCTTCTCCCATTGCTGCATGACCTATTGAAGTTATCCTTGGAAGGCCGTATTCGTAAACCCGCACCAAATGCCTTCATCCTGGTGCCTACACGAGAGTTGTGCCAGCAG GTTTATAATGAGGCATCATCTCTCCTTGAGTTCTGTACATCCAAATTAAAGGTCGTGCAAGTGACTGCTAGCATGTCGGATAAGGATATT ACTGTTGCATTGTCTGGCCCCCCTAATATTCTTGTGTCAACTCCAGCTTGTGTTGCAACATGCATATCAAAGGGTATTATGCGTGGATCATCAATCAAAGAATCTCTTTCAATGATGATTCTCGATGAG GCTGACCTTCTTCTGTCCTATCGCTGTGAAGATGACTTAAAAGCTCTCATCCCACATATCCCAAGAAGCTGTCAGTCCATTCTGATGTCTGCAACTTCAAG CTCTGATGTCGACAAATTGACGAAGCTACTTCTGCACAACCCATTTGTTCTAACTCTTATGGAGGTTGGTCGAGCTAAGGATGATGTGATCCCCAAAAACGTACAACAGTTTTGG ATCTCGTGTGATGCCAAGGATAAGATGCTTCATATCCTTGCACTCCTAAAGTTTGAGCTTATTCAGAAGAAAGTTCTTATATTTGTCAACTCGATTGATGCAGCATTCAGATTACGACTGTTCTTGGAAAAG TTTGGGATAAGATCTGCGGTGTTGAATGCTGAGTTGCCACAAAATTCTCGACTACATATTATCGAG GCATTCAATGCTAGATTATTTGATTATCTGATAGCAACGGATGACGCTAAAACAAAGGAGGAGAAGCAAACTGATAAGGAAAACAAGAAAGAGGCAAGGGTGTCCCGCAAACATTTGCAGCAGACTTTAGATGCTGAATTTGGAGTTGTCAGAGGAATTGACTTCAAAAATGTATTCACA GTAGTTAATTTCGACATGCCACCGGATCCTGCTGGGTATGTTCACAGAATAGGACGAACAGGGAGAGCAAATAAGACCGGTGCATCCGTATCACTT GTTTCGGAAGTGGAGAGTAGTATTTTTGAAGAGATTGAGCATATGTTGCAAGATATTGAAAATAAAGATACAGATTGCATTTCACCTTTCCCACTACTTACAAAAGATGCTGTCGACTCTCTACGATATAGGGCTCAG GATGTTGCGAGGAGTGTGACAACACGTGATATACAGGAAGCACGTCGCCAAGACATAAAGAATGAAATCCTGAATTCTGAGAA ATTGAAGTCTCATTTTGAAGAGAATCCAAGAGACCTTG ATTTGCTCAAGCACGATAAGTTGCTAAGCAACAAAGAAATTCCCGCACACCTGCGTGATGTTCCTGACTACCTAATTGATCCaaaaacaaaagaagcaagCAATGTTGTCAAACTTTCCAGGGCTGCTATGGGTATCGACAAGCCCCAAAGGCGGAAACGACAGGGATTCAAGGGAGGATCCGGCAGAAGTAGAGACCCCCTTAGGACTTTCTCTGCTGAG GGAAAATCACGGAGACGAGGCATGAAAGATAGAGAGGGGGAACAGGATAGAAGAAAGAAGA GTTGTTTAAACAACGGCAAGGTTTATGGGTGGCAATTTATTTTACTGGTGACACTAGCGACCATGGGGGTGTAG
- the LOC112877034 gene encoding uncharacterized protein LOC112877034, with amino-acid sequence MAETVDFASGDAAAWRAALAAYDRRLEALDKPDLVAVDSFYRHDLPALLRGRDPEPFIAKPELARLLQWKLSRGKWRPRLMDFVKGLDDAMVESASRKAFAALPDLSRAITELTVLKGVGPATASAVLAAYAPDVAPFMSDEAMVTALGNAKEYTLKQYLAFADKLQAKAKELTIGEESFTPSDVERALWSSAIGSKSPASGNPKSESKMRGKRKR; translated from the exons ATGGCGGAGACAGTGGACTTCGCGAGCGGCGacgcggcggcgtggcgcgcggcgcTGGCCGCGTACGACCGCCGGCTCGAAGCCCTGGACAAGCCCGACCTCGTGGCCGTGGACTCCTTCTACCGCCACGACCTCCCGGCCCTCCTTCGCGGCCGCGACCCGGAACCCTTCATCGCCAAGCCCGAGCTGGCGCGCCTCCTCCAGTGGAAGCTCTCCCGCGGCAAGTGGAG GCCGAGACTTATGGATTTCGTCAAGGGCTTGGACGACGCGATGGTGGAGTCGGCATCGCGCAAGGCGTTCGCGGCGCTGCCTGACCTCAGCAGGGCCATCACCGAGCTCACCGTGCTCAAGGGCGTCGGCCCCGCCACTGCGTCCGCCGTGCTCGCCGCCTACGCACCGGATGTCGCGCCGTTCATGTCCGACGAG GCGATGGTAACGGCCTTGGGCAATGCAAAGGAATACACGCTGAAGCAGTACCTTGCATTTGCTGACAAATTGCAGGCAAAAGCAAAG GAACTGACCATAGGAGAAGAAAGTTTCACACCGTCGGATGTTGAGAGAGCACTATGGAGCTCGGCAATTGGGTCCAAGTCACCAGCCAGTGGTAACCCAAAGAGCGAATCAAAAATGCGTGGCAAGAGGAAACGATGA